The proteins below are encoded in one region of Salipiger sp. H15:
- a CDS encoding TAXI family TRAP transporter solute-binding subunit, whose product MKLITMSAFVAGALAALPAAAQDKSDWPSSLSISTGSQGGAYFVWGSGLASMIGEALGVSTSVEVTGGPIQNVALVEAGETLVGFTTMGPAQEAIAGESELMPGMEAANLRALFPMYRTPLQAAALKSSGIATVEDLAGKRVNFGPASGTSATYWQRYFSDAGIEVNASFAGASDAAGQLGDGLIDAFVYASGIPTGAYSELAIQQDVTFIGLSEDNVAAFTDSVPSMQPFTIPAGTYKGQDADVATVAMWNYAIANESLPESLAYEITKLVLGDNARMQQVHKSAVETMAENWNTNDFMKFHPGAVRYYEEIGITIPEELR is encoded by the coding sequence ATGAAACTCATCACCATGTCGGCGTTCGTCGCCGGCGCGCTCGCCGCGCTGCCCGCCGCCGCGCAGGACAAGTCCGACTGGCCGTCGAGCCTGTCGATTTCCACCGGCTCGCAGGGCGGCGCCTATTTCGTCTGGGGCTCGGGGCTGGCCTCGATGATCGGCGAGGCGCTCGGCGTCAGCACCAGCGTCGAGGTCACCGGCGGGCCGATCCAGAACGTCGCGCTGGTCGAGGCGGGCGAAACCCTCGTCGGCTTCACCACCATGGGCCCGGCGCAGGAGGCCATCGCCGGCGAGAGCGAGCTCATGCCCGGCATGGAGGCGGCCAACCTGCGCGCGCTCTTTCCGATGTACCGCACGCCGCTGCAGGCCGCGGCGCTGAAGAGCTCGGGCATCGCCACGGTCGAGGACCTTGCCGGCAAGCGGGTGAACTTCGGCCCGGCCTCGGGCACCTCGGCGACCTACTGGCAGCGCTACTTCTCGGATGCGGGCATCGAGGTGAACGCCAGCTTCGCCGGCGCCTCGGATGCCGCGGGCCAGCTTGGCGACGGGCTGATCGACGCCTTCGTCTACGCCTCGGGCATCCCGACCGGCGCCTATTCCGAACTGGCGATCCAGCAGGACGTGACCTTCATCGGACTCTCGGAGGACAATGTCGCGGCGTTCACCGACTCCGTGCCCTCGATGCAGCCCTTCACCATCCCGGCGGGCACCTACAAGGGCCAGGACGCGGATGTCGCCACCGTCGCCATGTGGAACTACGCCATCGCCAACGAGAGCCTGCCCGAGAGCCTTGCCTACGAGATCACCAAGCTGGTGCTCGGCGACAACGCGCGGATGCAGCAGGTCCACAAATCCGCCGTCGAGACCATGGCCGAGAACTGGAACACCAACGATTTCATGAAGTTCCACCCGGGCGCCGTGCGCTACTACGAGGAAATCGGGATCACCATCCCCGAAGAGCTGCGCTGA
- a CDS encoding sugar ABC transporter permease — protein sequence MTAPSLDRRPDRTARQRRDTRTAFAFLAPFLLLLLIFQYLPLAMMAKNAFMDYSLLNPGAAKFVGLLNFEDMIHFDDARESLAATFLFALVVVLIVIPLGFVLALFLNSSLPARGVVRTIIMLPVVTSAVVVATMWNFLLDPSNGLINGVMSLLGLPRQPFLTSPNQALIMISVMTAWQQVGFAAILFLGGLQGVPKELAEAARIDGATRWQVLWNITVPLLSRTTLFVVVIMTVFSLQAFAPAFLMTDGGPQDSTNLIVYHIYKMAFVMQNAGYASALSVVLLLIVLGISLLQMWLLRAKWNY from the coding sequence ATGACGGCCCCCAGCCTGGACCGTCGCCCCGACCGCACCGCGCGCCAGCGCCGCGACACGCGCACGGCCTTCGCCTTTCTCGCGCCCTTCCTGCTGCTCCTGCTGATCTTCCAGTACCTGCCGCTGGCGATGATGGCGAAGAACGCCTTCATGGACTACTCGCTGCTCAACCCCGGCGCGGCCAAGTTCGTCGGGCTGCTGAACTTCGAGGACATGATCCACTTCGACGACGCGCGCGAGAGCCTTGCGGCGACCTTCCTCTTTGCCCTCGTCGTGGTGCTGATCGTCATCCCGCTGGGCTTCGTCCTCGCGCTCTTCCTCAATTCGAGCCTGCCCGCGCGCGGCGTCGTGCGCACCATCATCATGCTGCCCGTGGTGACCTCGGCGGTCGTCGTGGCGACCATGTGGAACTTCCTGCTCGACCCGTCGAACGGGCTGATCAACGGGGTCATGTCGCTGCTCGGCCTGCCGCGCCAGCCTTTCCTGACCTCGCCGAACCAGGCGCTGATCATGATCTCGGTGATGACCGCCTGGCAGCAGGTCGGCTTTGCCGCGATCCTCTTCCTCGGCGGCCTGCAGGGCGTGCCGAAGGAGCTGGCCGAGGCGGCGCGGATCGACGGCGCGACGCGCTGGCAGGTGCTGTGGAACATCACCGTGCCGCTGCTGTCGCGCACCACGCTCTTTGTCGTGGTGATCATGACTGTCTTCTCTCTGCAGGCCTTCGCCCCGGCCTTCCTGATGACCGACGGCGGCCCGCAGGACAGCACCAACCTCATCGTCTACCACATCTACAAGATGGCCTTCGTGATGCAGAACGCGGGCTATGCCTCGGCGCTGTCGGTGGTGCTGCTGCTGATCGTTCTCGGCATCTCGCTGCTGCAGATGTGGCTTCTCCGAGCGAAGTGGAACTACTGA
- a CDS encoding tartrate dehydrogenase, producing MKTYKIAAIPADGIGPEVIAAGLQALEALARRDGGFGFDVTEFDWSSARYKRTGALMPEDGPEQLKAFDAIFFGAVGAPDVPDHITLWGLRLPICQGFDQYANVRPTKILPGISSPLAGVGPGDLDWVIVRENSEGEYSGHGGRAHKGLPEEVGTEVSIFTRVGVTRIMRYAFALAQSRPRKFLTVVTKSNAQRFGMVMWDEIAAEVSKEFPDVTWDKMLVDAMTVRMVKNPRSLDTIVATNLHADILSDLAGALAGSLGVAPTGNIDPERRYPSMFEPIHGSAFDITGKGIANPVATFWTAAQMLEHLGEKPAADRLMRAVEKVCADGILTPDVGGSATTREVTEAVCDAIRGENI from the coding sequence ATGAAGACCTACAAGATCGCAGCCATCCCGGCGGACGGCATCGGCCCGGAAGTCATCGCCGCCGGGCTGCAGGCGCTCGAGGCGCTGGCCCGGCGCGACGGCGGCTTCGGCTTCGACGTGACCGAGTTCGACTGGAGCTCGGCGCGCTACAAGAGGACCGGCGCGCTGATGCCCGAGGACGGGCCCGAGCAGCTCAAGGCCTTCGACGCGATCTTCTTCGGCGCGGTCGGCGCGCCCGACGTGCCCGACCACATCACGCTCTGGGGGCTGCGCCTGCCGATCTGTCAGGGGTTCGACCAATATGCCAACGTGCGCCCCACCAAGATCCTGCCGGGCATCTCCTCGCCGCTGGCGGGGGTCGGGCCGGGCGATCTCGACTGGGTGATCGTGCGCGAGAATTCCGAGGGCGAGTATTCCGGCCACGGCGGGCGGGCGCACAAGGGGCTGCCCGAGGAGGTCGGCACCGAGGTCTCGATCTTCACCCGCGTCGGCGTCACCCGGATCATGCGCTACGCCTTCGCGCTCGCCCAGTCCCGCCCGCGCAAGTTCCTGACGGTGGTGACCAAGTCCAACGCGCAGCGCTTCGGCATGGTGATGTGGGACGAGATCGCCGCCGAGGTGTCGAAGGAATTCCCCGACGTGACCTGGGACAAGATGCTGGTCGACGCGATGACCGTGCGCATGGTGAAGAACCCGCGCAGCCTCGACACCATCGTCGCCACCAACCTGCACGCCGACATCCTGTCGGATCTCGCGGGGGCGCTGGCCGGATCGCTTGGCGTCGCGCCGACCGGCAACATCGACCCCGAGCGGCGGTATCCCTCGATGTTCGAGCCGATCCACGGCTCGGCCTTCGACATCACCGGCAAGGGCATCGCCAACCCCGTCGCCACCTTCTGGACCGCGGCGCAGATGCTCGAGCACCTCGGCGAGAAACCCGCCGCGGACCGGCTGATGCGCGCGGTCGAGAAGGTCTGCGCCGACGGCATCCTGACGCCGGACGTCGGCGGCAGCGCCACCACGCGCGAGGTGACCGAAGCGGTCTGCGACGCCATCCGCGGCGAGAACATCTGA
- a CDS encoding alpha/beta fold hydrolase, with amino-acid sequence MIRHEADTPAGPVRMTAAGGQGRPLLLVHGWGGQGAQWDALLPGLAARFAVHVADLPGGPGAPLSGPVDMASLGQGLARLLEAADLRGALLVGHSMGGPVIVEAALAAPARVAGLLGLDTLADRAFYGGSSPAVMAARRAGFAADLPGQTRAMIRAIAAPATPEATVQAISADVLRARAEDLLALRDALFGWRAGDRVPRLGPPLRLLTSAEVAAAHARDPLPCLADVPETVYGTGHFPQIEAPDRLLPALLAELDQFGID; translated from the coding sequence TTGATCCGCCACGAGGCCGATACGCCTGCCGGCCCGGTCCGGATGACCGCGGCAGGCGGGCAGGGGCGTCCGCTCCTGCTGGTGCACGGCTGGGGCGGGCAGGGGGCGCAATGGGACGCGCTGCTGCCCGGGCTCGCCGCGCGCTTCGCAGTCCACGTCGCCGACCTGCCGGGCGGCCCCGGCGCGCCGCTCTCCGGCCCGGTCGACATGGCGAGCCTCGGGCAGGGGCTGGCGCGGCTTCTGGAGGCGGCGGACCTTCGCGGCGCGCTGCTCGTCGGGCACTCGATGGGCGGGCCGGTGATCGTCGAGGCGGCGCTTGCCGCCCCCGCGCGGGTCGCCGGGCTGCTGGGGCTCGACACGCTTGCCGACCGCGCCTTCTACGGCGGCAGCAGCCCCGCGGTGATGGCCGCCCGCCGCGCCGGCTTCGCCGCCGATCTGCCCGGGCAGACGCGCGCCATGATCCGGGCGATCGCCGCCCCCGCCACGCCCGAGGCCACGGTCCAGGCGATCTCTGCCGACGTGCTCCGCGCGCGGGCCGAAGACCTTCTGGCGCTGCGCGACGCGCTCTTTGGCTGGCGGGCCGGGGACCGGGTGCCGCGGCTCGGGCCGCCGCTGCGGCTGCTGACCTCGGCCGAGGTCGCCGCGGCCCATGCCCGCGACCCTCTGCCCTGCCTCGCCGATGTGCCCGAAACCGTCTACGGAACGGGCCATTTTCCCCAGATCGAAGCCCCGGACCGGCTCCTTCCGGCCCTGCTGGCTGAACTTGACCAATTTGGAATTGACTGA
- a CDS encoding class II aldolase/adducin family protein yields MTDYPKPECYSDGEWEARVSLAAAYRMVARLGLDDLIYNHISMRVPGTSDQFLINPYGLLFSEITASSLVKINTRGEVIEETEHTVNKAAFVIHAAVHKSSETAHCVLHTHSDASTAVSGQPDGLLPLSQFAMRFYNRQGFHDYEGVAIDEAEQQRIVAHLGDNPVMLMRNHGILTVGRTAGEAFMLLYYFERAAKIQLQMQAACASGIPLVIPDHDVCEKAARQFWELKGDILIPGEREWPALMRDLDRVDPGYRA; encoded by the coding sequence ATGACCGATTACCCGAAACCCGAGTGCTATTCCGACGGCGAGTGGGAGGCCCGCGTCTCGCTGGCCGCCGCCTACCGCATGGTGGCGCGGCTGGGGCTCGATGACCTCATCTACAACCACATCTCGATGCGCGTGCCGGGCACCTCGGACCAGTTCCTGATCAACCCCTACGGCCTGCTCTTCAGCGAGATCACCGCCTCGTCGCTGGTCAAGATCAACACGCGTGGCGAGGTGATCGAGGAGACCGAGCACACCGTCAACAAGGCCGCCTTCGTGATCCATGCCGCGGTGCACAAGTCGAGCGAGACCGCGCATTGCGTGCTGCACACCCACTCCGACGCCTCGACGGCGGTTTCCGGCCAGCCGGACGGGCTGCTGCCGCTGAGCCAGTTCGCCATGCGCTTCTACAACCGGCAGGGCTTCCACGACTACGAGGGCGTGGCGATCGACGAGGCCGAGCAGCAGCGCATCGTCGCGCACCTGGGCGACAACCCGGTCATGCTGATGCGCAACCACGGCATCCTCACCGTCGGGCGCACCGCGGGCGAGGCCTTCATGCTGCTCTACTATTTCGAGCGCGCGGCGAAGATCCAGCTGCAGATGCAGGCCGCCTGCGCCTCGGGCATCCCGCTGGTGATCCCGGACCACGACGTCTGCGAGAAGGCGGCGCGGCAGTTCTGGGAGCTCAAGGGCGACATCCTCATCCCCGGCGAGCGTGAATGGCCGGCGCTGATGCGCGATCTCGACCGCGTCGATCCGGGCTACCGCGCATGA
- a CDS encoding GntR family transcriptional regulator gives MNQIIDTRPDKARLRQPTRSEELQDDLKRLIVEGEMKPGDRLDETEIAKRFAVSRTPVREAIKGLVASGLVEVRGRQGTFVATLSIPMLIEMFDLMAALEGLCARLAARRATREEKERMLEIQARLEQAFTDNDPEAFYAINEEFHDLLYMAGHTHFLADQTVALRLRLSPYRRQVTFQPGKMRATLTEHRRIIEAIDAGDPDEAMSAASEHVRLLGDHLSDFIATIPPHLLG, from the coding sequence ATGAACCAGATCATCGACACGCGACCGGACAAGGCGCGGCTGCGCCAGCCGACCCGCTCCGAAGAGCTGCAGGACGACCTCAAGCGGCTGATCGTCGAGGGGGAAATGAAGCCCGGCGACCGGCTCGACGAGACCGAGATCGCCAAGCGCTTCGCCGTCTCCCGCACGCCCGTCCGCGAGGCGATCAAGGGGCTCGTGGCCAGCGGCCTCGTCGAGGTGCGCGGGCGGCAGGGCACCTTCGTTGCGACCCTCTCCATCCCGATGCTGATCGAGATGTTCGACCTGATGGCGGCGCTCGAAGGTCTCTGCGCCCGGCTCGCCGCGCGGCGCGCCACCCGCGAGGAGAAGGAGCGGATGCTCGAGATCCAGGCCCGGCTCGAACAGGCCTTCACCGACAACGACCCCGAGGCCTTCTACGCGATAAACGAGGAATTCCACGACCTGCTCTACATGGCCGGGCACACGCATTTCCTTGCCGACCAGACCGTCGCGCTGCGGCTGCGGCTGTCGCCCTACCGCCGGCAGGTGACCTTCCAGCCCGGCAAGATGCGCGCGACGCTGACCGAGCACCGGCGGATCATCGAGGCCATCGACGCGGGCGATCCCGACGAGGCGATGTCGGCCGCCAGCGAGCACGTCCGCCTGCTGGGCGATCACCTCTCGGATTTCATCGCGACGATCCCGCCGCATCTGCTGGGATGA
- a CDS encoding TRAP transporter permease: MTTTARGDLSAPGPLDGLDAPVSATSAVDEEPPASNQRIFDGIRNHAFATACAAYTLFHLVVMNLYPLETWTYRLLHLGGGLALGFLLFGAHTVDPEKPSRGRSLPSLALLVPAAACVLYGFAAIATLWGSWWLTGSAKPPAWTITSFGLPLTLGTALTVVHGWLFSARKLNRWTPTDVLLTLAAIASTGYVIYFARALQLRAGMPMAQPSDMWAAITGVILILEAVRRMAGLALVIIASVFVAYAFAGPWLPGILHHDGYTAKRFFSYIYTDNGILSAPIAISSTYIILFVVFAAFLQATHVGAYFVNVAFAAAGHKRGGPAKVAVFASGLMGMINGTSAGNVVATGSLTIPLMKKVGYRAQTSAAVEAAASSGGQIMPPIMGAGAFIMSEITGIPYTDIIWAALIPAVLYFASVFFMVDLMAQRFAMVGLPRSALPKLGALMRQAYLFAPIVVLSWALFVGYSVIRCGTLAMITAAVVSWLTPNRMGPRQLFHALDLGARMALQLVAVCAAAGIIVGVIALTGIGTRFSALLLGIADQSQLLAMVFSMFVAVILGMGMPTTAAYAVAASVIAPGLVNLGIEPLTAHFFIFYFAVMSAITPPVALAAYAGAALAQSDPMKTSVESFRIGLAAFVVPYMFFFSDSLLMQGDWFDTIHVTISALLGIYLLSGGIIGWYFGRIGWIPRLLLIGGALAMLDAGWLSDLIGLGIGLALYLWQRRLVSAEQVAHGRD; encoded by the coding sequence ATGACCACGACCGCCCGCGGTGACCTTTCCGCGCCGGGCCCGCTCGACGGGCTCGACGCCCCTGTCTCGGCGACCTCCGCCGTCGACGAGGAGCCCCCCGCCAGCAACCAGCGGATCTTCGATGGCATCCGCAACCACGCCTTCGCCACCGCCTGCGCCGCCTACACGCTGTTCCACCTCGTCGTGATGAACCTCTACCCGCTGGAGACCTGGACCTACCGGCTGCTGCATCTCGGCGGCGGGCTGGCGCTCGGCTTCCTGCTCTTCGGCGCGCACACGGTCGATCCCGAAAAACCCTCGCGCGGCCGCAGCCTGCCGAGCCTCGCGCTGCTGGTCCCGGCGGCCGCCTGCGTGCTTTACGGCTTTGCCGCGATCGCCACGCTCTGGGGCAGCTGGTGGCTGACCGGCTCGGCCAAGCCGCCGGCCTGGACGATCACCAGCTTCGGCCTGCCGCTGACCCTCGGCACCGCGCTGACCGTGGTGCACGGCTGGCTCTTCTCGGCCCGCAAGCTGAACCGCTGGACGCCGACCGACGTGCTGCTGACGCTCGCCGCGATCGCCTCGACCGGCTACGTCATCTACTTCGCCCGCGCCCTGCAGCTGCGGGCGGGCATGCCCATGGCCCAGCCCTCGGACATGTGGGCGGCGATCACCGGCGTGATCCTGATCCTCGAGGCGGTGCGGCGCATGGCCGGGCTGGCGCTGGTGATCATCGCCTCGGTCTTCGTGGCCTATGCCTTCGCCGGGCCCTGGCTGCCGGGGATCCTGCACCACGACGGCTACACGGCGAAGCGGTTCTTCTCCTACATCTACACCGACAACGGCATCCTCTCGGCGCCGATCGCGATCTCGTCGACCTACATCATCCTCTTCGTGGTCTTCGCCGCCTTCCTGCAGGCGACCCACGTCGGGGCCTATTTCGTCAACGTCGCCTTCGCCGCCGCCGGGCACAAGCGCGGCGGGCCGGCCAAGGTGGCGGTCTTCGCCTCGGGGCTGATGGGCATGATCAACGGCACCTCGGCGGGCAACGTGGTGGCCACCGGCTCGCTGACCATCCCGCTGATGAAGAAGGTTGGCTACCGCGCGCAGACCTCGGCGGCGGTCGAGGCCGCGGCCTCGTCGGGCGGGCAGATCATGCCGCCGATCATGGGCGCGGGCGCCTTCATCATGTCCGAGATCACCGGCATTCCCTACACCGACATCATCTGGGCGGCGCTGATCCCCGCGGTGCTCTACTTCGCCTCGGTGTTCTTCATGGTCGACCTCATGGCGCAGCGCTTCGCCATGGTCGGGCTGCCGCGCTCGGCGCTGCCGAAGCTCGGCGCGCTGATGCGGCAGGCCTATCTCTTCGCGCCGATCGTGGTGCTGAGCTGGGCGCTCTTCGTCGGCTACTCGGTGATCCGCTGCGGCACGCTGGCGATGATCACCGCCGCCGTGGTCTCGTGGCTGACGCCGAACCGCATGGGGCCGCGGCAGCTGTTCCACGCGCTCGACCTCGGCGCGCGCATGGCGTTGCAGCTGGTGGCGGTCTGCGCCGCGGCGGGGATCATCGTCGGGGTCATCGCGCTCACCGGCATCGGCACGCGCTTCTCGGCGCTGCTGCTCGGCATCGCCGACCAGTCGCAGCTGCTGGCGATGGTCTTCTCGATGTTCGTCGCGGTGATCCTCGGCATGGGGATGCCGACCACCGCCGCCTATGCCGTCGCCGCCTCGGTGATCGCGCCGGGCCTCGTGAACCTCGGGATCGAGCCGCTCACCGCGCATTTCTTCATCTTCTACTTCGCGGTCATGTCGGCGATCACCCCGCCGGTGGCGCTGGCCGCCTACGCAGGCGCTGCGCTGGCGCAGTCCGACCCGATGAAGACCAGCGTCGAGAGCTTCCGCATCGGGCTTGCCGCCTTCGTGGTGCCCTACATGTTCTTCTTCTCGGACTCGCTGCTGATGCAGGGCGACTGGTTCGACACGATCCATGTCACCATCTCGGCGCTGCTGGGGATCTACCTGCTCTCGGGAGGGATCATCGGCTGGTACTTCGGGCGGATCGGCTGGATCCCCCGGCTGCTGCTCATCGGCGGCGCGCTCGCCATGCTCGACGCGGGCTGGCTGTCGGACCTGATCGGCCTCGGCATCGGGCTTGCGCTTTACCTCTGGCAGCGGCGGCTCGTCTCGGCCGAGCAGGTCGCGCACGGCAGGGACTGA
- a CDS encoding LysR substrate-binding domain-containing protein — protein MDIAQLKCFLAAADALHFGRAAQSLDMLPASLGRQIRLLEERLETRLFLRTTRSVALTEAGKAVLEEVRALVDQAERIEARVREIRKAESAVLRVGAIDSAAAGLVPQLLQLVRAEHPALEVQIIEQKTIHLLPKLLSGSLDLAFCRPPDVRDPRINFRTLFFESAVVALPSDHPLASRAEVSIGDLVDAPLIVPDRRSRPHSHDLTIKLFLDAGLTARISQVAEEKHTIVNLVASGAGLAIVPRWSSRIAVPGVTFVRLTMPEGTTRSKLILAAAWTRGTRDPQRDALLATLERHLEEIEASA, from the coding sequence ATGGACATCGCGCAGCTCAAATGCTTCCTCGCGGCGGCCGACGCGCTGCATTTCGGGCGCGCGGCGCAGTCGCTCGACATGCTTCCCGCCTCGCTGGGGCGGCAGATCCGCCTGCTCGAGGAGCGGCTCGAGACCCGGCTCTTCTTGCGCACGACCCGGTCGGTCGCGCTGACCGAGGCGGGCAAGGCGGTGCTCGAGGAGGTGCGGGCGCTGGTCGATCAGGCCGAGCGGATCGAGGCCCGCGTGCGGGAGATCCGCAAGGCCGAAAGCGCGGTGCTGCGGGTCGGCGCGATCGACAGCGCGGCGGCCGGGCTGGTGCCGCAGCTGCTGCAGCTGGTCCGCGCCGAGCACCCCGCGCTCGAGGTGCAGATCATCGAGCAGAAGACCATCCACCTGCTGCCCAAGCTGCTGAGCGGCAGCCTCGACCTTGCCTTCTGCCGCCCGCCCGACGTGCGCGACCCGCGGATCAACTTCCGCACGCTGTTCTTCGAGAGCGCCGTGGTCGCCCTGCCCTCGGACCACCCGCTTGCCAGCCGCGCCGAGGTGTCGATCGGCGATCTGGTCGATGCGCCGCTGATCGTGCCCGATCGCCGCTCGCGGCCGCATTCGCATGACCTGACCATCAAGCTCTTTCTCGACGCCGGGCTCACCGCGCGGATCTCGCAGGTCGCCGAGGAGAAGCACACGATCGTCAACCTCGTCGCCTCGGGCGCGGGTCTGGCGATCGTGCCGCGCTGGAGCTCGCGCATCGCGGTGCCCGGGGTAACCTTCGTGCGGCTGACCATGCCCGAGGGCACGACGCGCTCGAAGCTGATCCTCGCCGCCGCCTGGACCCGCGGCACGCGCGATCCGCAGCGCGACGCGCTGCTGGCCACGCTCGAGCGGCACCTCGAGGAGATCGAGGCCAGCGCCTGA
- a CDS encoding LLM class flavin-dependent oxidoreductase, which produces MSRQIRFGLFLLGTGSHISGWRMPGAIDGFEDIAEITAICQEAERGLFDLIFMGDNLNADPSAHPSYCSRLEPLTMLSAVAMATRHVGLGATSSTTYGDPWTLARGFASLDHISGGRAAWNSVTTSNPQAAANFGTTHPDHARRYEMSAEFIEVVKKLWGAWDEGALVKDPESGTYFDAGRIHAIDHEGPFFKVKGPVNISRPPQGRPLILQAGGSEPGQELAAKHADVVFTVTQDRAEAAEFYAGLKARLPKNGRSESDLVILPGVMPVVGRTEAEARAKLARLMSFVDDETALGMLSERFNTDLRGHDLDGPIPDLGENDAYHAFAKAMLSKAKRENMTLRDLYSLVAAARGHWVLCGSAEQVADTLQEWFESGAADGFNVMPGWFMDGFTDFIDLVLPILQERGLYKTAYAEGTLRDKLGLPA; this is translated from the coding sequence ATGAGCCGCCAGATCCGTTTCGGCCTGTTCCTGCTCGGCACCGGCAGCCACATCTCGGGCTGGCGGATGCCGGGGGCGATCGACGGGTTCGAGGACATCGCCGAGATCACCGCGATCTGCCAGGAGGCCGAGCGCGGGCTCTTCGACCTGATCTTCATGGGCGACAACCTCAATGCCGATCCCTCGGCGCACCCGTCCTACTGCTCGCGGCTCGAGCCGCTGACCATGCTCTCGGCGGTGGCGATGGCGACAAGGCACGTGGGGCTCGGGGCGACCTCCTCGACCACCTACGGCGATCCCTGGACGCTGGCGCGCGGCTTCGCCTCGCTCGATCACATCTCGGGCGGGCGCGCGGCGTGGAACTCGGTCACCACCTCGAACCCGCAGGCGGCGGCCAATTTCGGCACCACCCACCCCGACCACGCCCGCCGCTACGAGATGTCGGCCGAGTTCATCGAGGTGGTGAAGAAGCTCTGGGGCGCCTGGGACGAGGGCGCGCTGGTGAAGGATCCCGAGAGCGGCACCTATTTCGACGCGGGCAGGATCCACGCCATCGACCACGAGGGACCCTTCTTCAAGGTCAAGGGGCCGGTGAACATCTCGCGCCCGCCGCAGGGACGGCCGCTGATCCTGCAGGCCGGGGGCTCCGAGCCCGGGCAGGAGCTGGCGGCGAAACATGCGGACGTCGTCTTCACCGTGACGCAGGACCGCGCCGAGGCGGCGGAGTTCTACGCCGGGCTGAAGGCGCGCCTGCCGAAGAACGGCCGCAGCGAGAGCGATCTCGTCATCCTGCCCGGCGTGATGCCGGTGGTCGGCCGCACCGAGGCCGAGGCCCGCGCCAAGCTTGCCCGCCTGATGAGCTTCGTCGATGACGAGACCGCGCTCGGCATGCTCTCGGAGCGGTTCAACACCGACCTCCGCGGCCATGACCTCGACGGGCCGATCCCCGACCTCGGCGAGAACGACGCCTACCACGCCTTTGCCAAGGCCATGCTCTCGAAGGCCAAGCGCGAAAACATGACGCTGCGCGACCTCTACTCGCTGGTGGCGGCCGCGCGCGGGCACTGGGTGCTCTGCGGCTCCGCCGAGCAGGTGGCCGACACGTTGCAGGAGTGGTTCGAGAGCGGCGCGGCGGACGGGTTCAACGTCATGCCCGGCTGGTTCATGGACGGGTTCACCGACTTCATCGACCTTGTGCTGCCCATCCTGCAGGAGCGCGGCCTCTACAAGACCGCCTATGCCGAGGGCACGCTGCGCGACAAGCTCGGTCTGCCCGCTTGA
- a CDS encoding carbohydrate ABC transporter permease, with protein sequence MTALRKPLALSLVLLLILACFFAPFLWIVSNSFKPQLGIFADVTPISWRTFLPLEPVLENYRTLFERTNILRALLNTAIVSAGQVALTLVLCAMAAYALTRIRFRGAKAVFVVILLTFLLPVEAMLVPLFQVVSGLGLNNTLLGVMIPWIASPFGLFLLKQAFEELPRDLEDAARIDGAGHVRIFVSVILPNVKVPLLTLGLVTFLFSWNSFLWPLVIAQSPDIQLIQVAIAQQGSPTQLPNWGETFAGATVATLPLILLFLLLQKYFTQGMAMSGIKG encoded by the coding sequence ATGACCGCCCTGCGCAAACCGCTTGCCCTCAGCCTCGTCCTGCTGCTGATCCTCGCCTGCTTCTTCGCGCCCTTCCTGTGGATCGTGTCGAACTCGTTCAAGCCGCAGCTCGGCATCTTCGCCGATGTCACCCCGATCAGCTGGCGCACCTTCCTGCCGCTCGAGCCGGTGCTCGAGAACTACCGCACGCTCTTCGAGCGCACCAACATCCTGCGCGCGCTGCTGAACACGGCGATCGTCTCGGCGGGGCAGGTGGCGCTGACCCTCGTGCTGTGCGCGATGGCCGCCTACGCGCTGACCCGCATCCGCTTCCGCGGCGCCAAGGCGGTCTTCGTGGTGATCCTGCTGACCTTCCTGCTGCCGGTCGAGGCGATGCTCGTGCCGCTCTTCCAGGTGGTCTCGGGGCTGGGGCTGAACAACACGCTGCTCGGAGTGATGATCCCCTGGATCGCCTCGCCCTTCGGGCTCTTCCTGCTCAAGCAGGCCTTCGAGGAACTGCCGCGCGATCTCGAGGACGCGGCGCGGATCGACGGGGCCGGGCACGTCCGCATCTTCGTCTCGGTGATCCTGCCCAACGTGAAGGTGCCGCTGCTGACGCTGGGCCTCGTGACCTTCCTGTTTTCCTGGAACAGCTTCCTGTGGCCGCTGGTCATCGCGCAGAGCCCCGACATCCAGCTCATCCAGGTGGCCATCGCGCAGCAGGGCTCGCCCACGCAGCTGCCGAACTGGGGCGAGACCTTCGCCGGCGCCACCGTCGCAACGCTGCCGCTCATCCTGCTTTTCCTGCTGCTGCAGAAGTACTTCACGCAGGGCATGGCGATGAGCGGCATCAAGGGCTGA